From Candidatus Eremiobacteraceae bacterium, a single genomic window includes:
- a CDS encoding adenylate/guanylate cyclase domain-containing protein produces MQPERGAEAKAEGPVTLPTGTVTFLFSDVEGSTQRWEAHREAMKAAVARHEQLMRAAIEQHGGYIFKSMGDAFCVAFPTPPQALRAAVDAQRAVAREDFSSVDGLRIRMGLHTGYAEERNADYFGPAVNRAARLMSIGHGGQVLLSSSTRGLAHSDLPEGVSLVDLGSHRLKDLTEAEQVWQLTIEGLSASFAPLKSLDTIPNNLPIQPTSFRGREHDLEKVKGLLGQHKLLTLFGSGGVGKTRLALQVGAEVLDQYPDGVWLADFAPITDPELVSSIIAKELGMTQVEGRRVDESIVQWLKRKKMLLVLDNCEHVLETVAAIANSILRACPDVRMLATSRQALGVSGEQVLRLPSLDVPHKIVDLTPEAVIEFGAVALFVDRARSVDASFTLTSDTAPIVADICRRLDGIPLAIELAAARVKVLSIPNLAQRLNERFKILTSGSRSALPRQKTLSALIDWSYDLLSPPEQMLFTRAAIFAGGFSLDAATAVCGGEGLDEIEVLDVLSSLTDKSLVVADTSGEQERYHLLESTRAYALDKLIAAGERDRLARAHCEYFRDKAEEADKRLGVGSTAAWFADVQLELDNYRAALEWALSQGNDGVVGAAIAGALQYFWRRGGLAVEGRYWVESALKRLNASENPKVSARLWLALAGLHSARRTCEAAEQAVTLYESVGDGHGAARALSSLAYGLSQMGRIDESDETSKRAIAALREYGDKQGVAGCLRQQASNTAYRGAIAEARDLYAQALALYKALGNESGAAVVLANLAELEFKNGHPEEALRAVSESLEMDPRRG; encoded by the coding sequence ATGCAACCCGAGCGTGGAGCTGAGGCCAAAGCTGAGGGTCCCGTTACTTTGCCTACGGGTACGGTCACGTTCTTATTCTCCGACGTAGAAGGTTCCACGCAGCGTTGGGAAGCGCACCGCGAGGCTATGAAGGCTGCTGTTGCGCGTCATGAGCAGCTCATGCGGGCCGCAATCGAGCAACATGGCGGCTACATCTTCAAGAGCATGGGCGATGCATTCTGCGTCGCCTTTCCCACCCCACCGCAAGCCCTTCGGGCCGCGGTCGACGCTCAGCGCGCCGTCGCCAGAGAAGACTTTTCAAGCGTTGACGGCCTGCGCATACGCATGGGCCTCCACACAGGCTATGCGGAGGAGCGCAACGCCGACTACTTCGGTCCGGCCGTCAACCGCGCGGCGAGGCTCATGTCTATCGGCCACGGCGGCCAGGTGCTCCTATCAAGTTCCACTCGTGGACTGGCCCATAGCGATCTTCCCGAAGGCGTGTCGCTCGTCGATCTCGGCTCGCACCGGCTCAAGGATCTTACCGAAGCAGAACAAGTGTGGCAGCTGACGATTGAAGGTCTGTCCGCAAGCTTTGCGCCGCTTAAGTCACTCGATACGATTCCGAACAATCTCCCCATTCAACCGACAAGTTTTCGCGGCCGCGAGCACGATCTCGAGAAAGTGAAGGGCCTGCTAGGTCAGCACAAGTTGTTGACGTTGTTCGGCTCAGGCGGTGTCGGCAAGACGCGGCTGGCGTTGCAGGTCGGAGCAGAGGTGCTCGACCAGTATCCGGATGGGGTCTGGTTGGCGGACTTTGCCCCCATCACAGACCCGGAGCTTGTCTCGAGCATCATCGCAAAAGAATTGGGCATGACCCAGGTGGAGGGCCGCCGAGTTGACGAGTCCATTGTGCAATGGCTCAAACGCAAGAAAATGCTGCTCGTGCTCGATAACTGTGAACACGTCTTGGAGACTGTCGCGGCTATCGCCAACTCGATCCTGCGTGCTTGCCCCGATGTGCGGATGCTCGCCACCTCGCGTCAGGCGCTTGGCGTCAGCGGTGAGCAGGTTCTGCGGCTTCCCTCGCTGGACGTGCCGCACAAGATCGTCGACCTCACGCCCGAAGCGGTGATAGAATTTGGGGCCGTAGCCCTGTTCGTCGATCGCGCTCGGTCGGTAGACGCCTCCTTTACGCTCACGAGTGACACAGCGCCCATCGTCGCCGACATATGCCGGCGCCTCGATGGTATTCCGCTGGCCATCGAGCTTGCTGCCGCGCGCGTGAAAGTGCTCAGCATTCCGAACCTCGCGCAACGGCTCAACGAACGGTTCAAAATCCTCACAAGTGGGAGCCGTAGTGCGCTGCCGCGCCAGAAGACTTTGAGCGCACTTATCGACTGGAGCTACGACCTGCTTAGTCCGCCGGAGCAGATGCTGTTCACGAGGGCGGCGATCTTTGCCGGTGGCTTCAGCCTTGATGCGGCGACGGCGGTGTGCGGCGGTGAAGGCCTCGATGAGATCGAGGTTTTGGATGTGCTCTCATCGCTGACCGACAAGTCGTTGGTCGTGGCCGACACCTCAGGAGAGCAAGAACGCTACCACTTGCTTGAATCTACTCGCGCCTACGCCCTTGACAAGCTTATCGCCGCAGGGGAGCGCGACCGGCTGGCGCGCGCGCACTGCGAGTACTTTCGCGATAAGGCGGAGGAAGCCGACAAACGCTTGGGAGTAGGCTCGACTGCGGCATGGTTTGCGGATGTGCAACTGGAGCTGGACAACTATCGTGCTGCGCTTGAGTGGGCGCTTTCTCAGGGAAATGATGGGGTGGTGGGCGCTGCCATCGCCGGTGCTCTTCAGTACTTCTGGCGGCGAGGGGGCCTTGCCGTCGAGGGCCGCTACTGGGTTGAATCTGCGCTCAAGCGCCTGAACGCCTCTGAAAACCCGAAGGTTTCAGCGAGGTTGTGGCTCGCGCTCGCGGGGCTTCACTCGGCCCGGCGTACCTGCGAAGCCGCTGAGCAAGCGGTTACTCTTTACGAATCTGTCGGCGACGGTCACGGCGCGGCCCGCGCGCTTAGCAGCCTTGCCTATGGCCTTTCCCAGATGGGCCGCATTGACGAGTCGGACGAGACCAGCAAACGAGCAATCGCGGCACTGCGCGAGTACGGGGATAAGCAAGGTGTGGCGGGTTGCCTAAGGCAGCAAGCGAGTAACACGGCATATCGAGGTGCAATCGCCGAAGCGCGCGATTTGTATGCGCAGGCGCTGGCGCTCTATAAGGCGCTTGGGAACGAAAGCGGAGCTGCGGTCGTCCTTGCAAATCTCGCGGAACTTGAGTTTAAGAACGGGCACCCGGAAGAGGCCCTGCGCGCGGTGAGCGAATCGCTTGAGATGGATCCGCGTCGCGG
- a CDS encoding DUF899 domain-containing protein: MKTPPVVSPQEWEAARQQLLVKEKELTRARDALAAQRRRMPWVAIEKKYEFDGPKGKVSLLDLFEGRRQLIVYRAFFEPGVFGWPEHACRGCSLGADQVAQLAHLNARDTTLAYASRAPQADIARVKARMGWEMPWYTMTDSFDTDFGVDEWHGHNVFFRDGERAFRTYFINARGDEAMGTTWSYLDITPFGRQETWEDSPEGYPQTPPYKWWNWHDNYDAAAPPDPKWVEVLTAAQS; this comes from the coding sequence ATGAAGACACCCCCAGTAGTGTCACCACAGGAGTGGGAGGCTGCGCGCCAGCAACTGCTCGTGAAAGAGAAGGAATTGACCCGCGCCCGTGACGCGTTGGCCGCCCAGCGTCGGCGGATGCCGTGGGTTGCCATCGAGAAGAAGTACGAATTCGACGGACCCAAGGGCAAGGTAAGCCTGCTCGATCTGTTCGAGGGCCGCCGCCAGTTGATCGTCTATCGCGCCTTCTTCGAACCTGGGGTGTTCGGGTGGCCCGAGCACGCTTGCCGCGGCTGCTCCCTGGGCGCGGACCAGGTCGCCCAGCTGGCCCATCTGAATGCCCGCGACACCACCCTCGCCTACGCCTCACGCGCGCCACAGGCGGACATCGCGCGCGTAAAGGCGCGGATGGGCTGGGAGATGCCCTGGTATACTATGACCGACAGCTTCGACACGGACTTCGGCGTCGATGAATGGCACGGCCACAACGTGTTCTTCCGCGACGGCGAGCGGGCATTCCGCACTTACTTCATCAACGCCCGCGGCGACGAGGCGATGGGGACCACCTGGAGCTACCTCGACATCACGCCGTTCGGCCGTCAGGAGACTTGGGAGGACTCGCCAGAGGGCTACCCCCAGACCCCGCCCTACAAGTGGTGGAACTGGCACGACAACTACGACGCCGCAGCCCCGCCTGACCCGAAGTGGGTCGAGGTGTTAACAGCAGCGCAATCGTAA
- a CDS encoding DUF1059 domain-containing protein, producing the protein MKTMTCRELGGACDQELSANSWDEMVQTMTKHVIAKHPDVAKQMEKMHNEDPSKWGKEMKPKWDAAPEVRSSAANSTR; encoded by the coding sequence ATGAAGACGATGACATGTAGAGAACTCGGCGGAGCGTGTGATCAAGAGCTGTCAGCCAACTCATGGGACGAAATGGTCCAGACCATGACGAAGCACGTGATAGCGAAGCACCCTGACGTGGCCAAACAAATGGAAAAGATGCACAACGAGGACCCTAGCAAATGGGGCAAGGAGATGAAGCCGAAGTGGGACGCGGCTCCCGAAGTTCGATCTAGCGCCGCCAATTCCACCCGCTAG
- a CDS encoding NPCBM/NEW2 domain-containing protein, which produces MRTILSVLAVFAFVAISITAIAQAADVVYLSDLPFKPSGLKGNPKGGYYDGIRVNSHETIITNTGTQANQWDRPTQVNGQEYDKSLLFHAVKDETITATWALNHKFTKLTAMIGLDDTQDIPGIYPLITVDFTGDGKALGSASIQSVFGKPNPTPSVDIDLTGVNSLTIAITFKGTGGGTNLDIVNPELQPVSGQ; this is translated from the coding sequence ATGAGAACCATACTTTCGGTACTCGCGGTGTTCGCATTCGTGGCAATCTCGATAACGGCAATCGCGCAAGCCGCAGATGTCGTCTATCTTTCCGACCTACCTTTCAAGCCGTCCGGATTGAAGGGCAATCCCAAGGGCGGTTATTACGACGGGATCCGCGTGAACAGCCACGAGACGATTATCACAAACACAGGTACCCAAGCCAACCAGTGGGATCGGCCCACCCAGGTCAATGGGCAAGAATATGACAAGAGCCTGCTCTTTCACGCGGTCAAGGATGAAACCATTACCGCGACGTGGGCGCTCAATCACAAGTTCACAAAGTTGACTGCGATGATCGGCCTGGACGACACGCAAGACATACCGGGTATCTACCCGCTTATCACGGTCGATTTCACCGGTGACGGCAAGGCACTGGGCAGCGCTTCGATCCAATCGGTGTTTGGGAAACCGAATCCGACCCCGAGCGTCGATATCGACCTAACAGGTGTCAATTCACTAACGATTGCGATCACCTTCAAAGGCACCGGTGGCGGCACCAATCTCGACATCGTCAATCCGGAATTGCAACCAGTCAGCGGTCAATAA
- a CDS encoding DUF1345 domain-containing protein: MIALVIGLLIAALVLRTGWEYTFLCAYVAFTACYLGLLLPTMLSGDPALIEARASRSPVSERRLFVVVVVIAFVSNAVIGVLLTSVGHRAHGDAQRLLWLSVAAVGLSWTLLLASFSVYYARAYFQGSTTGGSRGGFQFVGTAAPAAVDFLYVAATIALSYAMSDVTATSSAMRRIVMLHSFVSFLFYSTVVSIGLNALLTS, from the coding sequence ATGATCGCTCTTGTCATCGGACTCCTGATCGCCGCGTTAGTGCTTCGAACGGGATGGGAGTACACATTCCTGTGCGCGTATGTCGCTTTTACGGCATGCTATCTCGGGCTGCTCTTGCCCACGATGCTGAGCGGCGACCCGGCGTTGATCGAGGCGAGGGCGTCGCGCTCGCCTGTGAGCGAAAGGCGGTTGTTCGTCGTCGTGGTGGTGATCGCGTTCGTCAGCAACGCCGTCATCGGCGTGCTGTTGACATCCGTCGGTCACCGCGCCCACGGCGATGCGCAGCGCCTGCTCTGGCTCAGCGTCGCGGCGGTCGGACTATCGTGGACGCTGCTGCTAGCGAGCTTCTCCGTCTACTACGCGCGAGCGTACTTCCAAGGCTCTACCACTGGTGGGAGCCGCGGCGGCTTTCAATTCGTGGGGACGGCCGCGCCGGCTGCCGTCGATTTCTTGTACGTGGCCGCCACGATCGCGCTGTCCTACGCGATGAGCGACGTCACGGCCACGAGCTCCGCCATGAGGCGCATCGTCATGCTGCACAGCTTCGTCTCGTTTCTCTTCTATTCGACTGTGGTCTCCATCGGGCTCAACGCACTTCTGACTTCATAA
- a CDS encoding dienelactone hydrolase family protein has translation MVCLATSASAALAQQEFPPPQGKGRVVVLSSGMSGPAHYTDVARDIAQLGYDVVLVDGNAEEGTHGAGVRTAIQEALAMPHALPGKVALVGFSLGGGESLYYGTQWGDQVAGVVVWFPANSFIRNVPGFASRLQTPVVVLAGGKDNYQNGCCTAAYDSALQAAAQAAGKSFELTIYPDADHDFVKGGANYNAKDYEDGLKRTAEALKAYFSN, from the coding sequence ATGGTCTGTTTGGCCACCAGCGCTTCGGCCGCGCTCGCACAGCAAGAGTTTCCTCCGCCACAGGGCAAGGGACGCGTCGTCGTCTTGTCCTCGGGCATGTCCGGCCCCGCGCACTACACGGATGTCGCCCGCGACATCGCGCAGCTTGGATACGACGTCGTGCTGGTCGATGGTAACGCCGAAGAGGGCACGCACGGCGCCGGTGTGAGAACAGCGATCCAGGAAGCGCTGGCGATGCCGCACGCCCTGCCTGGCAAGGTCGCGTTGGTCGGATTCTCTTTAGGCGGCGGCGAGTCGCTGTACTACGGCACGCAATGGGGCGACCAAGTGGCCGGCGTCGTGGTGTGGTTTCCGGCAAACTCCTTCATCCGCAATGTGCCGGGCTTTGCGAGCAGATTGCAAACGCCCGTGGTCGTGCTCGCCGGGGGAAAAGACAATTATCAGAACGGTTGTTGCACGGCGGCCTACGATAGCGCGCTGCAAGCTGCAGCACAAGCGGCCGGCAAGTCATTCGAACTGACGATCTACCCCGACGCGGATCACGACTTCGTCAAAGGCGGGGCGAACTACAATGCCAAGGACTACGAGGATGGCTTGAAGCGAACGGCGGAAGCGCTCAAGGCGTATTTTTCGAATTAA
- a CDS encoding methyltransferase domain-containing protein, which yields MDDLNPQGKQMADESMVRNLDAQARAIWPQEVVLYQRYALPPNAHILDAGCGTGEISSRLAELFPQAQVLGVDIIDHHLELARTRYARLAPRLSFEHQSVYELRAPDHSFDLTVCRHVLHSIPHPDRVIAELARVTHPGGYLHLIPEDYGMLHFQRGALDPSDFWHVVPRSFGAATGTDLFIGRDSYGILAAMKLEDITVDYIVVDTVRVERGTVASIFEAWRDGYADAVAEYSPLTRESALAYFNQMIANIMDPLGYAVWMVPVVSARVPSAS from the coding sequence ATGGACGACCTCAACCCGCAGGGCAAGCAGATGGCCGACGAATCGATGGTGCGCAATCTGGACGCCCAAGCGCGCGCGATCTGGCCTCAGGAAGTCGTCTTGTACCAGCGCTATGCGCTGCCGCCAAATGCGCACATCCTCGATGCCGGTTGCGGCACGGGTGAGATCTCCTCACGGCTCGCGGAGTTGTTCCCCCAAGCGCAGGTGCTCGGCGTGGACATCATCGACCACCACCTGGAGCTAGCCCGGACGCGCTACGCCCGTCTTGCGCCGCGATTGTCGTTCGAACACCAAAGCGTGTACGAGCTGCGCGCACCGGACCATAGCTTCGACCTGACGGTGTGCCGCCATGTGCTGCACTCGATTCCGCACCCCGACCGCGTCATCGCCGAACTCGCACGGGTCACCCACCCAGGCGGCTACCTTCATCTTATTCCCGAGGATTACGGGATGCTCCACTTCCAACGCGGAGCTCTCGACCCGAGCGATTTTTGGCACGTGGTCCCGCGAAGCTTCGGCGCCGCGACCGGAACCGATCTGTTCATCGGGCGCGACTCGTATGGCATCCTCGCCGCGATGAAGCTCGAGGACATCACGGTGGATTACATCGTGGTCGATACGGTTCGGGTGGAGCGCGGCACGGTTGCGTCGATCTTTGAAGCATGGCGCGATGGATACGCCGACGCTGTCGCCGAGTACTCGCCGCTCACGCGCGAGTCGGCGCTGGCGTACTTCAACCAGATGATCGCCAATATCATGGATCCGCTCGGCTACGCGGTCTGGATGGTCCCAGTCGTGAGCGCTCGGGTACCCTCGGCCTCTTGA
- a CDS encoding isoprenylcysteine carboxylmethyltransferase family protein encodes MDPTLYLRALGGLASLVVILAASIFIPAGTLHYRQAWVFCAVFSSCVLAITVYLMRKDPKLLERRMNAGPAAEKETRQKIIQFFASLSFISIFVVSGLDHRFGWSAVPVSVVALGDILVALGFYLVFLVLRENTFAAGNIQVVPDQQVIATGPYALVRHPMYGGALVMLLGIPLALGSWWGLLTIIPMVLVLVLRVLDEERLLASDLPGYPEYRNRVKYRLVPLIW; translated from the coding sequence ATGGATCCGACCCTGTACCTGCGGGCCCTAGGCGGACTGGCGAGCCTGGTCGTCATTCTCGCGGCATCTATTTTTATTCCGGCAGGCACGCTCCATTACCGGCAGGCGTGGGTGTTCTGCGCCGTGTTCTCCTCGTGCGTGCTGGCGATCACCGTCTACCTGATGCGCAAAGACCCCAAGCTCTTGGAGCGGCGCATGAACGCGGGTCCTGCTGCAGAGAAAGAGACGAGGCAGAAGATCATCCAGTTCTTCGCGTCGCTGTCGTTCATCTCGATCTTCGTCGTGTCAGGACTCGACCATCGCTTCGGATGGTCCGCGGTGCCGGTATCGGTGGTCGCGTTAGGTGACATCCTCGTCGCGCTCGGCTTCTACCTGGTGTTCCTCGTGCTGCGCGAGAACACGTTTGCCGCGGGGAACATCCAGGTCGTTCCGGATCAGCAGGTCATCGCGACCGGCCCATATGCGCTGGTGCGCCATCCGATGTACGGCGGCGCACTCGTCATGCTGCTCGGCATCCCCCTGGCGCTCGGATCGTGGTGGGGGTTGCTCACGATCATCCCCATGGTGCTGGTGCTTGTGTTGCGGGTGCTCGATGAAGAAAGGCTCTTGGCAAGCGACTTGCCGGGCTATCCCGAATATCGGAATCGGGTGAAATACCGCCTCGTGCCGTTGATCTGGTGA
- a CDS encoding cytochrome c — protein MIRYVALGACGVLVIGLAAAYVAVLLGLMPANADAKPSKLERWAARTSLRATVAREAPKQPDPVPLDETNLEAGVKLYADNCMVCHGASDGAASNIAAGLYQHAPQFGKHGVEDDPEGETYWKIDHGIRLTGMPAFGKSLTETQIWQLATFLKHMDSLPPKAQTAWKKLPSQAARLL, from the coding sequence ATGATCCGATATGTCGCGCTGGGTGCGTGTGGAGTCCTCGTCATCGGTCTCGCAGCCGCCTACGTAGCCGTGCTCTTGGGTCTCATGCCCGCCAACGCGGACGCCAAACCCAGCAAGCTCGAGCGCTGGGCTGCGCGCACGTCGCTGCGCGCGACCGTCGCCCGCGAGGCCCCGAAGCAACCCGATCCGGTGCCTTTGGATGAGACCAACCTGGAGGCCGGCGTGAAGTTGTACGCCGATAACTGCATGGTGTGCCATGGCGCCTCGGACGGCGCGGCTTCGAACATCGCCGCCGGACTGTATCAGCACGCGCCGCAGTTCGGCAAGCACGGCGTCGAAGACGATCCCGAAGGCGAGACGTATTGGAAGATCGACCATGGGATCCGCCTCACCGGCATGCCAGCCTTCGGCAAGTCGCTCACCGAGACCCAGATCTGGCAGCTTGCGACGTTTCTCAAGCATATGGACTCGCTGCCGCCTAAAGCGCAGACGGCGTGGAAAAAGCTGCCGAGCCAAGCCGCAAGACTTTTGTGA
- a CDS encoding patatin-like phospholipase family protein, producing the protein MRALILSGGGARGAYETGAALSLLQHEPFDIICGTSIGAMNGALVAQDEADKLEQAWRSIASLDVLRPAPEIEALVKVVSDLRQFSEDPLSRRPATLVQLAQDYPRVGPPSAFMHVLGALDWHPIIAALGSYTSFTSLKRTFVVAATNLTEGRPEAFYHFVGAGAAQDAKFFADREPFSHAMTESNYLDAIRASSAIPVALPPVTISDAACGACQYVDGGVTGNAPISQAIHAGADDVTIIYMDRPDLRPPNWQFSSIADVALVSHDIMQQRMIERDLRLAAAVNEAVADKRAPDRRYVAIQVISPEISLGLSVLDFDKQDRIDAAIEQGKRDAERVLARPKVR; encoded by the coding sequence ATGAGGGCACTCATTCTCAGCGGCGGAGGCGCCCGCGGCGCATACGAGACGGGTGCCGCCTTATCGCTGCTCCAGCACGAGCCGTTCGACATCATCTGCGGCACGTCGATCGGCGCGATGAACGGCGCGCTGGTCGCGCAGGACGAGGCGGATAAGCTCGAGCAGGCGTGGAGATCGATCGCTTCGCTCGACGTGCTACGCCCAGCGCCTGAGATCGAAGCGCTCGTCAAAGTCGTGTCCGATCTGCGGCAGTTTTCCGAGGACCCTTTATCGCGCCGGCCGGCCACGCTCGTGCAGCTGGCTCAGGATTATCCACGAGTCGGTCCGCCGTCGGCCTTCATGCACGTGCTTGGGGCGTTGGACTGGCACCCTATCATAGCGGCGCTGGGCTCGTACACCTCGTTCACGTCGCTCAAACGAACATTCGTGGTGGCCGCGACCAACCTGACCGAGGGACGGCCGGAAGCGTTCTATCATTTCGTGGGCGCGGGCGCCGCGCAGGACGCGAAGTTCTTCGCGGATCGCGAACCGTTCAGCCACGCGATGACGGAGTCGAACTACCTCGATGCGATCCGGGCGTCGTCCGCGATCCCTGTCGCGCTCCCGCCGGTCACGATCTCGGACGCGGCGTGCGGCGCGTGCCAGTATGTCGATGGCGGCGTCACGGGCAACGCGCCGATCAGCCAGGCGATCCACGCCGGCGCTGACGACGTCACCATCATCTACATGGACCGGCCCGACCTGCGTCCGCCCAACTGGCAGTTCTCGTCCATCGCCGACGTCGCGCTGGTCAGCCACGACATCATGCAGCAGCGGATGATCGAACGCGATCTGCGGCTTGCGGCGGCGGTCAATGAGGCGGTTGCGGACAAGCGCGCGCCGGACAGGCGCTACGTCGCGATCCAAGTGATCAGTCCGGAGATTTCGCTTGGGTTATCCGTGCTCGACTTCGATAAGCAAGACCGCATCGACGCCGCGATCGAGCAAGGCAAACGCGACGCCGAGCGGGTCCTTGCCCGGCCAAAGGTCAGGTAG
- a CDS encoding DoxX family protein yields MKPIVWTGRVLTVLSVLFLLFDAVAHIMQPGPVVDAMGRLDFPMNLSAGVGILEIACVLIYAIPRTAVLGAVLLTGYLGGATAIQLRAGSPLFEVLFPIIMGVLVWAGILLRERRLWAFIPVRR; encoded by the coding sequence ATGAAGCCGATCGTGTGGACGGGGCGAGTCTTGACGGTGCTCTCCGTGTTGTTTCTTCTCTTCGACGCCGTGGCGCATATCATGCAGCCGGGGCCGGTCGTCGACGCGATGGGGCGGCTCGATTTTCCGATGAACCTTTCTGCCGGCGTCGGAATCCTCGAGATCGCGTGCGTTCTCATCTATGCGATTCCCCGCACCGCGGTGTTGGGCGCGGTCCTGCTCACCGGCTACCTCGGGGGCGCGACCGCCATCCAACTGCGCGCGGGCTCGCCTCTCTTCGAAGTGCTTTTCCCGATCATCATGGGCGTGTTGGTGTGGGCGGGAATCCTATTGCGCGAGAGACGATTGTGGGCATTCATCCCGGTGCGAAGGTAG
- a CDS encoding M23 family metallopeptidase, translating into MPDAVFWLVLGCQFIALWLSRPYMTFRLVPWLVGGSFGVSLLLFLSLTVLQANALPVQITALAGCIALVVIPRLITVAARRRMADVENVLTLQLPFTGRWRVAAAGPDPLLNHHLVASDQQFACDFVSLDGSFGRPILAPADGAVIMTSDGMPDRAPSPNADDPSVAGRPFGNYVVIRVGDAYVILCHLKEGSISVRAGQQVGAGEQVAQCGNSGRSTGAHLHIHAQKTPEPAPFKAQGVPIAFRDGDAVRVVITGDVLTG; encoded by the coding sequence ATGCCGGACGCAGTCTTCTGGTTGGTGTTGGGATGTCAGTTCATCGCGCTTTGGCTAAGCCGGCCGTACATGACTTTTCGGTTGGTGCCTTGGCTGGTCGGCGGCTCGTTTGGAGTTTCACTCCTGCTATTCTTGTCCCTAACCGTGCTTCAGGCCAACGCGCTACCGGTGCAGATAACAGCGCTCGCCGGCTGTATCGCGCTTGTGGTGATACCCCGGCTCATAACAGTGGCGGCGCGGCGCAGAATGGCCGACGTCGAGAACGTGCTGACGCTGCAACTGCCGTTCACCGGGCGATGGCGCGTAGCGGCTGCCGGTCCGGATCCACTGCTCAATCACCATCTCGTCGCAAGTGATCAGCAGTTCGCGTGTGATTTCGTTTCGCTCGACGGGTCGTTTGGCCGACCGATCCTCGCGCCCGCCGACGGCGCCGTCATCATGACCAGCGACGGGATGCCCGATCGAGCGCCATCGCCGAACGCAGACGATCCAAGCGTCGCGGGCAGGCCGTTCGGCAACTACGTCGTCATCCGCGTCGGCGACGCCTACGTGATCTTGTGCCACCTCAAAGAGGGTTCGATTTCGGTCAGGGCTGGCCAGCAGGTCGGCGCTGGCGAGCAGGTGGCTCAATGCGGCAACAGCGGCCGGTCGACCGGAGCGCACTTGCACATCCACGCTCAGAAGACGCCCGAGCCGGCCCCCTTCAAAGCTCAAGGAGTTCCAATCGCATTCCGCGATGGCGATGCGGTCCGCGTCGTCATCACGGGTGACGTGTTGACCGGTTAG
- a CDS encoding phage baseplate assembly protein V, which yields MLDAACERTSLIQASRRYIGMLLSIPRSLAIAFSSALMVFATPVPQVQMMSAQHVCGVYRGVVENASDPMHKGRVQLRVPQANVDGLWALPGQSGAPPAVGAQVWVMFEGGNSQYPVWFGAPPPGA from the coding sequence ATGTTGGACGCTGCATGTGAGCGAACGTCACTCATACAAGCGAGTAGGAGGTACATTGGGATGCTACTATCAATCCCGCGCTCCCTTGCGATTGCATTCTCCTCCGCCCTCATGGTGTTCGCCACCCCAGTGCCTCAGGTGCAGATGATGTCCGCTCAACATGTGTGCGGCGTCTACCGCGGTGTCGTCGAAAACGCAAGCGACCCCATGCACAAAGGAAGGGTCCAGTTGCGCGTGCCGCAGGCCAACGTCGACGGACTGTGGGCTTTACCTGGCCAGTCGGGTGCACCGCCGGCGGTCGGAGCGCAGGTGTGGGTGATGTTCGAAGGCGGCAACTCACAGTATCCCGTCTGGTTCGGAGCGCCGCCGCCCGGAGCGTAA